The proteins below come from a single Gemmatimonadota bacterium genomic window:
- a CDS encoding C4-type zinc ribbon domain-containing protein yields the protein QLYSVKTNKEYDALQAEIQAQKNRISELEDGILQLIDEAETEQETLETIRGETESLIERFGEERTTLESRLSAVDEDVAVKMDERKRMAMRVENQVLKVYDRIRRNLRGMTVVPIKKGACSGCFHVIPLQVVMQIRQGRRLVSCESCGRILITEEGLEY from the coding sequence ACAGCTCTACAGCGTGAAGACCAACAAGGAGTACGACGCCCTCCAGGCGGAGATCCAGGCGCAGAAGAACCGCATCTCCGAACTCGAAGACGGGATACTCCAGTTGATCGACGAGGCGGAGACCGAACAGGAGACACTGGAGACCATTCGCGGCGAGACCGAATCGCTCATCGAGCGTTTCGGCGAGGAGCGCACGACGCTCGAGTCCAGGCTCTCGGCGGTGGACGAGGACGTGGCCGTCAAGATGGACGAACGGAAGCGCATGGCCATGCGCGTGGAGAACCAGGTCCTGAAGGTCTACGACCGGATCCGCCGGAACCTGCGGGGGATGACCGTCGTTCCGATCAAGAAAGGGGCCTGCTCCGGCTGTTTTCACGTGATCCCGTTGCAGGTCGTCATGCAGATCCGCCAGGGACGACGGCTGGTATCCTGTGAAAGCTGCGGCCGGATTCTGATAACGGAAGAAGGACTGGAGTATTGA